One window of Papaver somniferum cultivar HN1 chromosome 9, ASM357369v1, whole genome shotgun sequence genomic DNA carries:
- the LOC113313669 gene encoding dolichol-phosphate mannose synthase subunit 2-like, translated as MELADKTVGLLLTVISLSIFTYYTFWVIILPFVETDHFIHNYFLPQEYAILIPVFAGMALISLLCVFIGFVMLKSKKKKA; from the exons ATGGAGTTGGCAGACAAGACAGTTGGTTTACTGTTAACTGTAATCAGTTTATCAATATTCACATATTATACATTCTGGGTCATCATTCTG CCATTTGTGGAGACTGATCACTTTATACATAACTACTTCTTACCTCAAGAATATGCCATTTTGATACCTGTATTTGCTGGTATGGCATTGATCTCACTGTTGTGTGTCTTTATTGGGTTTGTGATGctaaaatcaaagaagaaaaaagcatAG